The following are encoded together in the Tribolium castaneum strain GA2 chromosome 3, icTriCast1.1, whole genome shotgun sequence genome:
- the LOC103313887 gene encoding DNA-directed RNA polymerase I subunit RPA49: MYEISEVEDNEGSRPILVEFQNSKLQEGQENHLKTAIFRENRDTIVAAASKKLLYTGRVSGDQDQDLHKRFLLISNRRTGKVRLVAVDSVILSPQFPEKNRGSISEKNVNSVNKLHKAFGSKKIKRITEQRERMKMNIDDVREQLEQTVAGIEIDDSGPLIVERAENDSAYRPPVHRDAESREEVYILNEIVPLKILNSLEKETREIFDSDLDSTELAPMVREKFAQMQNSSSPDVQKCELLLYLDYLIKFISKPARSITKKFVICPTSQQVNVHILDHFTVSSNTGRTRPVSMRDKTVCYILVIAMIAFDYEVDLEQLAKVIKIGVKKLQEMGRILAFSPHLKNKNAMTLKIPLPAAVTSSSSNKRKRK, encoded by the exons atgtacgAAATATCCGAGGTTGAGGACAACGAGGGCTCACGCCCGATCCTCG TGGAATTTCAAAATAGCAAACTTCAGGaaggacaagaaaatcacttAAAAACCGCGATTTTTAGGGAAAATCGTGACACAATCGTCGCGGCGGCTAGTAAAAAGCTTTTGTACACGGGACGGGTCAGTGGTGACCAGGACCAGGACCTCCACAAGCGGTTTTTGCTGATTTCGAATCGGAGGACTGGAAAA gtgCGTCTGGTGGCAGTGGACAGCGTGATTCTCTCACCGCAATTCCCCGAAAAGAATCGGGGGAGCATAAgtgagaaaaatgtaaattcggTGAATAAGTTGCACAAAGCGTTTGggtccaaaaaaatcaaaagaatcACCGAACAGAGGGAAAGGATGAAAATGAACATTGACGACGTTCGAGAGCAATTAGAACAGACAGTTGCCg gAATTGAAATTGATGACAGTGGGCCTTTGATTGTCGAAAGGGCCGAAAATGACAGTGCTTACAGGCCCCCAGTTCACCGAGACGCCGAAAGTCGGGAAGAAGTATACATTTTGAACGAAATCGTgcctttgaaaattttaaattctttggAAAAAGAAACTAGAGAAATTTTTGACTCGGACTTGGATTCTACAGA gttggcTCCAATGGTTCGGGAAAAGTTCGCACAAATGCAAAACTCGTCCTCTCCAGACGTACAAAAGTGCGAACTACTTTTATACCTCgactatttaataaaattcatctCAAAACCGGCCAGAAGTATAAcgaaaaaattcgtaatttgCCCGACTTCACAACAAGTAAATGTCCACATTTTGGACCACTTTACGGTCTCTTCAAATACGGGAAg aaccCGTCCAGTATCAATGAGGGACAAAACAGTCTGTTACATTCTCGTTATCGCAATGATTGCGTTTGACTACGAAGTTGATTTAGAACAACTGgccaaagttataaaaatcggcgtgaaaaaattgcaagaaatGGGCCGTATTCTAGCGTTCAGTCCCCACCTAAAAAACAAGAACGCCATGACTCTGAAAATTCCGCTCCCAGCCGCCGTGACCTCATCATCGTCCAATAAGCGcaagagaaaataa
- the LOC655002 gene encoding uncharacterized protein LOC655002: MILLSATVFTLLVRFSAQQYTGHLGIVSDLLPQDCFTQGLDYFSEDVSKIGLPKCDKFSRPGICAKYFQTRYDKMVYRPSECAKDGKFGAKQCKGEYTTGRCFCFDAQGERLFGQQWQNQAENMTCACSRKKADMGDSVYFNSLHCDAMGNYEPLQCDVISGQCWCADAQTGDLTSPVVPLKAISKLPCYDSASVGSQYLRQCESKLYAEKRILYELKLHGTIASFVDFLCDDDGSYGAYTYVEGAVYCTWRDNSKIGSWASDGNDEVDCNCARDTKIFEEAGKSQSLKCEPNGNYKKLQKTGSKGYCVDIDGYRKSPSGDDVTDEALCDGYYAYH, translated from the exons ATGATTTTGCTTAGCGCGACTGTTTTTACACTTTTGGTGCGTTTTTCCGCGCAACAATATACAGGGCATCTCGGAATCGTGTCCGATTTGCTACCGCAAGACTGTTTCACCCAAGGCCTTGACTACTTTAGTGAGGATGTCTCAAAAATTGGATTACCCAAGTGTGATAAATTTTCAAGACCAG gTATTTGtgctaaatattttcaaacaagGTACGACAAAATGGTCTATAGACCGAGCGAGTGCGCCAAGGATGGCAAATTCGGGGCGAAACAATGCAAGGGGGAATACACAACTGGACG ATGTTTTTGCTTTGATGCTCAAGGGGAGAGGCTTTTCGGCCAACAGTGGCAAAATCAGGCCGAAAATATGACGTGCG cttGTAGCCGCAAAAAAGCAGACATGGGCGATTCCGTATATTTCAATAGTCTACACTGTGACGCAATGGGCAATTATGAGCCCCTGCAGTGTGACGTAATCAGTGGGCAATGTTGGTGTGCGGACGCGCAAACCGGGGATTTAACCTCGCCGGTGGTTCCCCTGAAAGCAATTTCGAAATTGCCGTGCT acgATTCGGCTTCGGTGGGCAGCCAATACCTCCGCCAGTGCGAAAGCAAACTCTATGCCGAAAAACGCATCCTTTACGAGCTAAAATTGCACGGAACTATTGcaagttttgttgattttttgtgcGATGATGACGGCAGTTACGGGGCTTATACTTACGTGGAGGGGGC GGTTTATTGCACTTGGAGGGATAATAGTAAAATTGGGTCGTGGGCTTCTGATGGCAACGACGAAGTTGATTGCA atTGTGCAAGAGACACGAAAATTTTCGAAGAAGCGGGGAAATCTCAGTCGTTGAAGTGTGAGCCTAAtggtaattataaaaaattgcaaaagacGGGCTCAAAGGGATATTGTGTGGACATTGATGGGTACAGGAAGTCGCCGTCTGGTGACGATGTGACAGACGAGGCGCTCTGTGATGGTTATTATGCCTACCATTAA
- the Nf-YC gene encoding nuclear transcription factor Y subunit gamma has protein sequence MSVYYLNTAETTDEKTEPQCVEDQCQTQSEAQNVLNQFWPKAMEDIRAIRNMDLKQQVLPLARIKKIMKLDEDVKMISAEAPLLFAKAAEIFIQELTLRAWIHTEDNKRRTLQRNDIAMAISKYDQFDFLIDIVPRDDMKPAKPREDATRTSNSDQVYYFQLAQQHHANLQQNTGAGTATAATAPTTVTQAQGAIQIVQPQQVQTVQVNALDQNAASSSPPNTSAQTPVLIQAGQAIAQNQPGNVQIVQQIVTPSGEIQQIPINLTPQQLQMIKMQLQGNTSQPVIIQTAPIATSQPHLIQVAQQGSGPQQVFLTQSNGNTESE, from the exons ATGTCCGTGTATTACTTAAACAC CGCCGAGACAACTGACGAAAAAACCGAACCCCAATGTGTGGAAGACCAGTGCCAGACCCAGAGCGAGGCCCAGAACGTCCTCAACCAATTCTGGCCCAAAGCAATGGAAGACATCCGCGCCATACGCAAC ATGGACCTGAAGCAGCAAGTGCTACCACTCGcccgaataaaaaaaatcatgaaactGGACGAAGACGTGAAGATGATCTCAGCCGAAGCCCCCTTGCTATTTGCCAAAGCGGCTGAGATTTTCATCCAAGAACTGACCCTAAGGGCTTGGATACACACCGAAGATAACAAAAGACGCACGTTGCAACGCAACGATATCGCGATGGCAATTTCCAAATACGACcagttcgattttttgatcgATATAGTGCCCAGAGACGATATGAAACCAGCGAAGCCCCGTGAAGACGCCACCAGGACGTCGAATTCGGACCAAGTGTATTATTTCCAGCTCGCGCAACAACACCACGCCAACTTGCAGCAAAACACAGGCGCGGGGACGGCGACCGCCGCCACCGCCCCCACGACCGTCACCCAAGCACAGGGCGCCATCCAGATCGTGCAGCCCCAACAAGTGCAAACCGTGCAAGTCAATGCACTTGATCAG AACGCGGCCAGTTCATCGCCTCCTAACACCTCAGCCCAAACTCCGGTCTTAATACAAGCGGGACAAGCAATTGCACAAAACCAGCCCGGAAATGTGCAAATTGTGCAACAAATCGTTACACCAAGTGGGGAAATACAGCAAATACCG ATAAATCTGACGCCGCAACAGTTGCAAATGATTAAGATGCAACTTCAGGGCAATACGTCGCAACCTGTCATTATCCAGACGGCGCCGATTGCGACGTCACAGCCACACTTGATTCAA GTGGCACAGCAGGGTTCAGGTCCGCAGCAAGTGTTTCTCACGCAGAGTAATGGTAACACAGAGAGTGAATAA
- the LOC103313889 gene encoding uncharacterized protein LOC103313889, with translation MYGLKASKGLFFILLFNSALGESCDPTALPSQCPDSQLCDEATRTCQCAPGFTRNASACAPLAPTTPNTSSLVAGHHSGPIVAGILIPLVLILLVIYAIYISRKYKLVTWLQRKIHQRNNNYDEFMIGQEDDDPPLR, from the exons ATGTATGGGTTAAAAGCGTCCAAGGGACTCTTCTTCATCCTGCTCTTCAACTCGGCTTTAG GCGAATCGTGCGACCCCACCGCCCTGCCTTCGCAATGCCCCGACTCGCAACTGTGCGACGAGGCCACGCGCACGTGCCAGTGCGCCCCCGGCTTCACGCGCAACGCCTCGGCCTGCGCCCCCCTGGCGCCCACGACCCCCAACACCTCAAGCCTTGTTGCGGGCCACCACAGCGGCCCCATCGTCGCCGGAATTCTCATTCCACTGGTTTTAATACTCCTTGTGATATACGCCATTTACATTAGTAGGAAGTACAAGTTAGTAACGTGGTTGCAGAGGAAAATACACCAAAGAAACAACAACTACGACGAGTTCATGATCGGGCAAGAGGACGACGACCCGCCCCTGCGCTAA
- the LOC655375 gene encoding XK-related protein 7, giving the protein MAEEYPVVVHFSRDPSLANIEHMKPQLESPDKFTETGHNFDVFYVICIALSIITYVLDLVLACVLLYYYSIYGYGLYFALTLTFVLVPALFVTTVSLRWYIIDHDDPSVGKTRLVHWVVRIIFLLLQLSPLLRYIDTLIYGIQSKIVGSSFLYRRMLDEDTNSALLRLYHCFLHAAPQAIIQLMILLIHVTHPDKVPLKIDVIVIQSWTVVAALMSIAWSLTSYHRSVRYARDDKEKIKWGGTLVAFCWHLMSALSRVLALSLLASIFPAWMGCVCALHWIVMSIWLTLSQHHPSACSSRCEEVFLSISLGLAYVLAFISPRDGPTRYIYLAYYLVCFMENTAALVVWCVTNNSSDNPLLYYGAAGAQIVAFLLGIAFLLVYYKYCHPSKAYRTKIPDVSDSGMLDIDKPGFSKSYDVRSHS; this is encoded by the exons ATGGCCGAGGAGTATCCAGTGGTGGTGCACTTTTCGCGGGACCCCTCTCTGGCCAACATCGAACACATGAAGCCCCAGCTTGAGTCGCCTGACAAGTTTACCGAAACGGGGCACAATTTCGATGTGTTTTACGTGATCTGTATTGCCTTATCGATCATAACCTATGTGTTGGATTTGGTTCTGGCGTGTGTTTTGCTTTATTATTACTCGATCTACGGGTATGGACTTTATTTTGCACTGACTTTGACGTTCGTTCTCGTGCCTGCGTTGTTTGTGACCACGGTTAGCCTTAGATG GTACATAATAGATCATGATGATCCTTCCGTTGGTAAAACCCGGTTAGTGCACTGGGTGGTAAGGATAATTTTCCTCCTTTTGCAACTCTCGCCTTTACTTCGCTACATCGATACGCTCATTTATGGAATTCAGAGCAAAATTGTCGGATCGTCCTTTCTCTATCGACGAATGTTGGACGAAGACACGAACAGTGCGCTCTTAAGGCTGTATCACTGTTTTCTCCACGCGGCGCCACAGGCCATCATCCAGTTGATGATTCTCTTAATCCATGTGACGCACCCCGACAAAGTTCCACTCAAAATTG ATGTCATCGTGATCCAGTCATGGACGGTCGTGGCCGCCTTGATGTCGATCGCATGGTCTCTCACATCCTACCACAGATCGGTGCGTTACGCCCGAGacgataaagaaaaaatcaaatgggGAGGGACTTTAGTTGCGTTCTGTTGGCACCTCATGAGTGCAC TATCCAGAGTATTGGCTTTGAGTCTTTTAGCCTCGATCTTCCCAGCATGGATGGGGTGCGTATGTGCCCTCCATTGGATAGTGATGTCCATATGGTTGACCTTGAGCCAACACCACCCATCGGCCTGCAGCAGCCGCTGCGAGGAAGTATTTCTGTCCATAAGTCTAGGTCTGGCCTATGTTTTGGCGTTCATTTCGCCAAGAGATGGGCCCACTAGATACATATACCTCGCCTATTACCTCGTCTGCTTCATGGAGAATACCGCAGCCTTGGTCGTTTG GTGTGTAACGAACAATTCCAGCGACAATCCGCTCCTGTATTACGGGGCAGCGGGTGCGCAGATCGTGGCGTTCCTTCTGGGGATTGCATTCCTCCTCGTTTACTACAAGTACTGCCATCCGTCTAAAGCCTACCGCACGAAAATCCCCGACGTGTCCGATTCGGGAATGCTCGACATCGATAAGCCCGGTTTTAGTAAATCGTACGATGTGCGATCGCATTCCTGA
- the LOC103313905 gene encoding zinc finger protein 883 gives MRHVRLPGQNIKKLTFRSQIGEILKELNKTEGPQNDDSKPSCSFDVAQKRRYNIRARKKMSYIENLSVKKTTYKCKVCSFTERTKKVMLKHLQTHVGAPLSCFKCKKTFNGSVAYKWHLGHYCTPVFYDKWKYKCSLCPREFVSKRTLASHLQGHKRNNCAYCDKVLTRRVHLIRHLLEVHSIKLERDTYKCDHCEKRYIKKCSLYYHLKQHLPDKYVCLECGKVSETVEENEEHKKQHDLQKHFKCAKCGDRFSRRQQYLFHLKRHNQYKCVTCDEFYASRTKVIKHKQQGHEVEGLNPRFICPHCPVAFHRETRFHIHMRKHSEDNRSINCKYCKKTFVSPYAYYKHCITINHEKFSPEINDIACEKCGKHFAKRYDLRQHLYRVHNTSKQFVSCQYCNYKTVHKCNMDRHVALHFRKSNQYTCEYCGKNFDSIANLNDHITYNHIQTRQFKCDKCDKSFKRNSELARHQDSHSDERPHVCTLCGKTYKRLNHLKRHEKQAHHIVKETRRIKNVSEEQKSESNCENLPELNYWIDSEDLYRVYNDVSLTYGMCEGLEGADLAQNENNSC, from the exons ATGCGCCACGTGCGCCTCCCTGgccaaaacatcaaaaaactaACATTTCGTTCCcag attggtgaaattttgaaggaaTTGAACAAGACAGAGGGGCCACAAAATGACGATTCGAAGCCGAGCTGTTCGTTCGATGTTGCACAAAAACGTCGATATAATATCAGGGCtcgtaaaaaaatgtcataCATTGAGAATCTCTCCGTTAAAAAAACTACCTACAAGTGTAAAGTGTGCAGTTTTACTGAAAGGACGAAAAAAGTGATGTTGAAACATCTGCAGACACACGTCGGGGCCCCCTTGTCTTGTTTCAAGTGCAAAAAAACGTTCAATGGCAGTGTGGCGTACAAGTGGCATTTGGGGCACTATTGCACCCCCGTGTTTTACGACAAGTGGAAATATAAGTGTAGTTTATGCCCTCGagaatttgtttcaaaaagaaCATTAGCCAGTCATTTACAAGGCCACAAAAGAAATAATTGTGCCTACTGTGATAAAGTATTAACTCGAAGAGTGCACTTAATCCGACACTTGTTAGAAGTTCACTCAATTAAACTAGAAAGAGATACGTACAAGTGTGATCATTGTGAAAAAAG GTATATAAAAAAGTGTTCATTATATTATCACTTGAAACAACACCTTCCAGACAAATATGTATGTCTGGAGTGTGGCAAAGTTAGCGAAACAGTTGAAGAAAATGAAGAACACAAAAAACAACACGATTTACAAAAACACTTCAAGTGTGCAAAATGTGGCGATCGCTTCTCCCGACGtcaacaatatttatttcatttaaaa AGGCATAATCAATACAAATGCGTGACTTGTGACGAATTTTATGCCTCAAGAACCAAAGTAATCAAGCACAAGCAACAAGGGCATGAAGTTGAAGGGCTAAACCCCCGTTTTATATGCCCTCACTGTCCGGTGGCATTTCACCGAGAAACCCGCTTTCACATCCACATGCGTAAACACTCAG AGGATAATCGCAGTATCAACTGCAAATATTGCAAGAAAACTTTTGTTTCGCCCTACGCCTACTACAAGCATTGTATTACGATAAATCACGAGAAGTTCAGTCCGGAAATTAACGACATAGCGTGCGAAAAGTGTGGCAAACATTTCGCCAAACGCTACGATTTGAGACAACACTTGTATCGAGTGCATAATACGTCGAAACAATTCGTTTCGTGTCAATATTGCAACTACAAAACTGTTCATAAGTGTAATATGGACCGACACGTGGCGTTACATTTTCGTAAAAGCAATCAATACACGTGCGAATATTGTGGGAAAAATTTCGACAGTATCGCCAACTTGAACGACCACATTACCTACAATCACATACAG actaGGCAGTTCAAATGCGATAAGTGTGATAAGTCGTTTAAAAGGAATTCCGAATTGGCGCGGCACCAAGACAGCCATTCGGATGAAAGGCCACATGTTTGTACGTTGTGTGGCAAGACGTATAAGAGgctaaatcatttaaaaaggCATGAAAAGCAGGCACATCATATTGTTAAAGAAACCAGAAGGATTAAAAATGTGTCAGAAGAGCAAAAATCCGAATCGAATTGTGAAAATTTGCCCGAATTGAATTATTGGATCGATAGTGAGgacctatacagggtgtataaTGATGTGTCGTTAACTTATGGCATGTGTGAAGGGTTGGAGGGCGCAGACTTGGCGCAAAATGAAAACAACTCgtgttaa